One Nicotiana sylvestris chromosome 12, ASM39365v2, whole genome shotgun sequence genomic window carries:
- the LOC138882632 gene encoding uncharacterized protein, producing the protein MATDSWLYVDGTNVFVSFRLLELEGKPWNNVMPNTTRRQVAMKFIQRLDEEAGEGTSQDQHQTLGIADRYVSARVRDFINLDPPVFTGVDPNVDPQDFLDLMQWTLQIIHATDVESVEFTSYRLRDIAVTWYETWKQTRGPNVPPVTWKECSDAFLQQYLPIELRRARRDRFLHLEQGNMSIREYSMQFNSLARYAPTIVADMSDRGSDACYACGQPGHVITHCPMIGGGGMAQPMTSAWASSSSVCPPRQSMQTSASRGTGRFGASSSGGQQNRIYALSSRQDLESSLDVVTGILFVFFIDMYALIDPGSTLLYISPFVASKWNREPELLHKSFEVSTPIGESVVVRRVYRSCDVKIHDRHTLADLHELEMVDFDIIMGMDWLASCYANVDCWTKIVRFNFPGEPIIEWKGDAAAPKGKFISYLKAQRMILKGYIYHLVRVHDMEVKSPTLQSVPIVNEFLDVFPDELPGLPPEREIDFAIDVLPDTQPISIHPYRIAPAELKELKAQLKDLLNKGFIRPSTSPWGAPVLFVCKDGSLRMCIDYRQLNKVTIKNKYPLPRIDDLFDQLQGAKYFSKIDLRSSYHQLRVKERYILKTAFRTRYGHYEFLVMSFGLTNAPTTFMDLMNQVFKPFLDIFVIVFIDDILVYSRSEVEHEDHLRIKVDGQKIEAVQNWPRPKTPTEVRSFLGLARYYRRFVENFSSIAAPMTKLTHKAVKFQWSDACERSFHELKKRLTSAPVLALPEGSEGYVVYCDASKVGLGCVLMHHGNVIAYASRLLRKHEHNYPTHDIELAVVVFSLKIWHHYLYSVHVDIYTDHKSLQYIFKQKELNLRQRRWLELLKAMMWIFRTIWAKRMW; encoded by the exons CGGGAGAGGGCACAAGTCAG GACCAACACCAGACCCTCGGTATTGCTGATAGGTACGTGAGTGCGAGAGTTCGAGACTTTATCAACTTGGATCCTCCAGTATTTACAGGGGTTGATCCTAATGTTGACCCACAGGATTTTTTGGATCTTATGCAATGGACCTTACAAATTATACATGCCACAGATGTTGAGTCAGTGGAGTTTACTTCTTATAGACTACGTGATATTGCTGTGACATGGTATGAGACTTGGAAGCAGACTCGGGGGCCTAATGTGCCACCAGTGACATGGAAGGAGTGCTCTGACGCATTTTTACAGCAATATTTGCCAATCGAGCTTCGAAGAGCCCGACGAGATAGGTTCTTACACTTAGAACAGGGTAATATGAGCATTCGAGAATATAGCATGCAGTTCAACtctttggctaggtatgctcctacGATTGTTGCTGATATGAGTGATCGG ggttctgatgcatgttatgCATGTGGGCAGCCAGGTCATGTTATAACACATTGTCCGATGATAGGTGGAgggggtatggctcagccgaTGACATCTGCatgggcttcttcttcttcggtaTGTCCTCCTAGGCAGAGTATGCAGACATCAGCTAGCAGGGGTACGGGAAGATTTGGAGCTTCTAGTTCAGGAGGTCAGCAGAATCGCATATATGCTTTATCGAGTCGTCAGGATTTAGAGTCATCTCTGGACGTAGTTACAGGTATACTATTCGTATTTTTTATCGATATGTATGCCTTAATAGATCCTGGTTCTACATTGTTGTATATTTCCCCCTTCGTTGCTAGTAAATGGAATAGAGAGCCTGAATTGTTGCATAAGTCATTTGAGGTATCTACGCCAATAGGCGAGTCTGTTGTAGTTAGACGGGTATATCGAAGTTGTGACGTGAAGATTCATGACCGCCATACTTTAGCCGATTTGCATGagctagaaatggttgattttgatatcattatgggtatggattggttggcttcttgttatgCCAATGTAGATTGCTGGACAAAGATTGTTCGTTTTAATTTTCCAGGTGAACCTATTATTGAATGGAAAGGTGATGCTGCAGCTCCTAAGGggaagtttatttcttaccttaaagcTCAAAGGATGATTTTGAAGGGGTACATCTATCATTTGGTACGAGTGCATGATATGGAGGTGAAATCTCCAACCCTTCAATCGGTTCCCATCGTGAATGAATTTCTCGATGTATTTCCTGATGAACTTCCTGGTCTTCCTCCCGAAAGAGAAATCGACTTTGCTATTGATGTGCTTCCAGATACTCAGCCAATATCTATTCATCCATACAGAATAGCTCCTGctgagttaaaagaattgaaagcCCAGTTGAAGGATCTTCTGAATAAGGGCTTTATCAGGCCCAGTACATCTccctggggtgcaccagtgttgtttgtttgTAAGGATGGTTcgttaagaatgtgtattgactatcgtcagctcaacaaagtgactatcaagaacaagtaccccttacccagaattgatgatttgtttgatcagttgcaaggtgccaagtatttctcaaagattgaccttCGATCCAGCTATCACCAGTTGCGAGTTAAGGAGAGATATATTCTGAAAACGGCTtttcggactagatatggccattatgaattccttgtgatgtctttcggtcTTACTAATGcgccaacaacttttatggatttaatgaatcaggttttcaagccatttctagatatatttgtaattgttttcattgatgatattctggtatattctcgATCAGAAGTAGAACATGAGGATCATTTGC gtattaaggtagatggtcagaaaattgaagcagtacaaaactggcctagacccaaaACTCCTACGGAAGTTCGTAGTTTCTTGGGCTTAGCTCGTTATTATCGGAGATTTGTGGAGAACTTCTCTTCTATTGCTGCTCCCATGACAAAATTGACACACAAAgccgttaagttccaatggtctgatGCATGTGAAAGGAGCTTTCATGAGTTGAAGAAACGCTTAACATCGGCACCTGTTCTAGCACTTCCTGAGGGAtctgaaggttatgtggtatattgtgatgcatccaaGGTTGGATTAGGATGTGTTCTAATGCATCATGGAaatgttattgcatatgcttcgaggCTGTTGCGGAAGCACGAACACAATTATCCGACTCATGATATTGAGTTAGCAGTCGTtgtattttccttgaaaatatgGCATCATTATCTTTATAGTGTTCATGTGGATATCTATACAGATCACAAAAGTTTACAATATATATttaagcagaaagagttgaactTGAGACAAAGGAGGTGGCTTGAATTGCTAAAGGCTATGATGTGGATATTTCGTACCATCTGGGCAAAGCGAATGTGGTAG